A genomic segment from Polyangium mundeleinium encodes:
- a CDS encoding ATPase domain-containing protein: MKQDDAERPSLDRIPTGITGLDTVLGGGFLAGSVHLVVGPPGSGKTILANQITFRRAATGQTAVYVTLLAEAHARMLAHLAAFEFFDPTFVPHRIVYMSGYGVLEQSGLDGLLELLGRTIREHGAMFLVLDGLGTAEEFAPTTSVFKRFLLTLSTSASLTGCTMLLLATQRASDMPRPEQATVDGLITLDKRRIGARSERELVVEKMRATKYALGAHAIDIDEKGIHVYPRLEAWPFQPPSSAPPRGRIGFGVPGLDTMLGGGVLAGSSTVLVGAPGTGKTLLGMSFLLEGVRRGERGIYLGFGEGPARIVQAARAIGLDAQGALDRSELTMLWYPPTEGTADAVAWRLLEEASEEGQKRVFIDELRGFRNMVTDVERLDRFHAALWAELARRGATTLLAETISTWERAPSTSSLPQAAFVDNVIVLEEEEKGRRLRRYVATRKVAGGKHDPSSRRLRISSHGIEVERPNARGRLRGSA, encoded by the coding sequence ATGAAACAGGATGACGCCGAGCGACCCAGCCTCGACCGGATTCCCACGGGGATCACGGGTCTCGACACCGTCCTCGGCGGAGGCTTCCTGGCCGGCAGTGTCCACCTCGTCGTGGGCCCACCCGGCAGCGGCAAGACGATCCTCGCCAACCAGATCACCTTCCGCCGCGCCGCGACGGGCCAGACGGCCGTGTACGTCACGCTGCTCGCGGAGGCGCACGCCCGCATGCTCGCGCATCTCGCGGCGTTCGAGTTCTTCGACCCGACCTTCGTGCCGCACCGGATCGTCTACATGAGCGGGTACGGCGTGCTCGAACAGAGCGGCCTCGACGGCTTGCTGGAGCTGCTCGGCCGTACGATCCGGGAGCACGGCGCGATGTTCCTCGTGCTCGACGGGCTCGGCACGGCGGAGGAGTTCGCCCCGACGACGAGCGTGTTCAAGCGGTTCTTGTTGACGCTCTCGACCTCGGCGAGCTTGACCGGCTGCACGATGCTCCTGCTCGCCACGCAGCGCGCCTCGGACATGCCGCGGCCCGAGCAGGCGACGGTGGACGGGCTCATCACGCTCGACAAACGCCGCATCGGCGCGCGCTCGGAGCGCGAGCTCGTGGTCGAGAAGATGCGGGCCACGAAGTATGCGCTCGGCGCGCACGCGATCGACATCGACGAGAAGGGCATCCACGTCTACCCGCGGCTCGAAGCTTGGCCCTTCCAGCCGCCCTCCTCGGCGCCCCCGCGAGGGCGGATCGGCTTCGGCGTGCCGGGGCTCGACACGATGCTCGGCGGCGGCGTGCTCGCCGGTTCGTCCACGGTGCTCGTGGGAGCGCCCGGGACGGGCAAGACGCTGCTCGGGATGAGCTTCCTCCTCGAGGGCGTCCGCCGCGGCGAGCGCGGGATTTACCTGGGTTTCGGCGAGGGGCCCGCGCGGATCGTCCAGGCCGCAAGAGCAATCGGGCTCGACGCCCAGGGCGCGCTCGATCGCTCCGAGCTGACGATGCTATGGTACCCTCCCACCGAAGGTACGGCGGACGCGGTTGCGTGGCGCCTGCTCGAGGAGGCCAGTGAGGAGGGGCAGAAGCGCGTGTTCATCGACGAGCTCCGCGGCTTCCGCAACATGGTGACGGACGTCGAGCGACTCGATCGCTTCCATGCAGCGTTATGGGCCGAGCTCGCGAGGCGCGGGGCGACCACGCTGCTGGCGGAGACGATCTCCACATGGGAGCGCGCGCCGAGCACGAGCTCGCTGCCGCAGGCCGCGTTCGTCGACAACGTCATCGTCCTCGAGGAGGAAGAAAAAGGGCGGCGGCTGCGCAGGTACGTCGCGACGCGCAAGGTCGCGGGCGGCAAGCACGATCCCTCCTCGCGGAGGCTCCGGATTTCGAGCCATGGCATCGAGGTGGAGCGGCCGAACGCGCGAGGGCGCCTCCGGGGGAGCGCGTGA
- the rpsB gene encoding 30S ribosomal protein S2, with protein MTDVSMSTAESAGTFVPPGPGEFPLPLRSLLDAGVHFGHQTKRWNPKMRPFIYGARNGIHIVDLDQTVRLFKRAYDFVVDAVGRGGSILFVGTKRQAQDIVQEEARRSGMYFVTNRWLGGTLTNFRTIKQGLDRLRTLERMKEDGTYEQFVKKEVARMEKERDRLEKYLGGLKGMGGVPAAIFVIDPHQESIAVNEARKLGVQVIAITDTNCDPDLIDYVIPGNDDAIRSIRLITARIADAALEGSQRRKDVEREQDRERPQQGGPQQGGGRRDEINVYQGGRGGRGGRGGRGGGGDQPQQ; from the coding sequence ATGACTGACGTTTCGATGTCCACTGCCGAGTCCGCCGGCACCTTCGTGCCCCCCGGCCCCGGTGAGTTCCCGCTGCCCCTCCGCTCGCTGCTCGACGCGGGCGTGCACTTCGGCCACCAGACGAAGCGCTGGAACCCGAAGATGCGCCCGTTCATCTACGGCGCGCGCAACGGCATTCACATCGTCGATCTCGACCAGACGGTGCGCCTCTTCAAGCGCGCGTACGACTTCGTCGTCGACGCGGTCGGCCGCGGCGGCAGCATCCTGTTCGTCGGGACGAAGCGCCAGGCCCAGGACATCGTCCAGGAAGAGGCCCGCCGCTCCGGGATGTACTTCGTCACGAACCGCTGGCTCGGCGGCACGCTGACGAACTTCCGCACGATCAAGCAGGGCCTCGACCGCCTCCGCACGCTCGAGCGCATGAAGGAGGACGGGACGTACGAGCAGTTCGTCAAGAAGGAGGTCGCGCGCATGGAGAAAGAGCGCGATCGCCTGGAGAAGTACCTCGGCGGCCTGAAGGGCATGGGCGGGGTGCCGGCGGCGATTTTCGTGATCGACCCCCACCAGGAGTCGATCGCGGTGAACGAGGCGCGCAAGCTCGGCGTTCAGGTCATCGCGATCACGGACACGAACTGCGACCCGGACCTCATCGACTACGTGATCCCGGGCAACGACGACGCGATCCGGTCGATCCGGCTGATCACGGCGCGCATCGCCGACGCCGCGCTCGAAGGCTCGCAGCGCCGCAAGGACGTGGAGCGCGAGCAGGATCGCGAGCGCCCGCAGCAGGGTGGCCCGCAGCAGGGCGGCGGCCGTCGCGA
- a CDS encoding response regulator: MKTILVVDDELDIVDVLSDLLTAEGYRVITASNGREGLTRIAESRPDLVLLDRMMPVVDGAEMLRLMREDPSLGGIPVVMMSAAEGRRLSQELGCAAFLKKPFDLGTLLDTVARLAGRGDREEVARS; this comes from the coding sequence GTGAAGACGATCCTCGTCGTGGACGACGAACTCGACATCGTCGACGTGCTGAGCGATCTCCTCACCGCGGAGGGCTACCGCGTGATCACGGCGTCGAACGGGCGCGAGGGGCTCACGCGCATCGCTGAATCGCGACCCGACCTCGTGCTGCTCGATCGGATGATGCCCGTCGTCGACGGGGCCGAGATGCTGCGGCTCATGCGCGAAGACCCGTCGCTCGGGGGCATCCCGGTCGTGATGATGAGCGCGGCGGAGGGGCGAAGGCTCTCGCAGGAGCTCGGGTGCGCGGCGTTCCTCAAGAAGCCTTTCGACCTCGGGACGCTGCTCGACACGGTCGCGCGCCTCGCTGGTAGGGGCGATCGCGAAGAGGTCGCGCGAAGCTAG
- a CDS encoding IPT/TIG domain-containing protein yields MRDSQAGPRKFVLRGFLLLALTASACIAGAPEGIRRQTDGDEEEPLINFDGGLPPIDAAPDIPNADPYAVIGAEPTHGPFTGGQRVLLRGNGFAAATRVWFGEAEADASTMLPIDPTRLQIVAPKGSAGPVTLTVQKGDDESTRRSLPGGYAYDALYATPSSGPVAGGTVIEIVGDGTSWGPGTVAKIGGKPCTTQTVNGPTSITCTVPKGTPGAKPVSVDAGDGQPIAVLDAYTYEDSTNGFKGGLSGDPLAGKLKVLVYNNFTGDPIPGAHVIVGSDLPSALVKQVDSTGVTLFDDPSLAGPRTVTIAAKCHSPISFVDVPVDTVTVYLDPVLSPACVADGDPPPVGGKPGAGGGIRGELVWTGNVEFKKSPWINVPGPAPGERQAAYVFHATQDPTASFQLPHPSTAILPDTPGEIGYQFQIGSGAGNRALYALAGVETTNTVPPKFTAYAMGMVQGVSVQPGVFADQVYIVMDRSLDQALTMNVTPPAPGPKGPDRVRATVSVMLGNDGYAILPAGVKTPLLPLAGPIPFIGLPALDGSLFGATYHSTARAVTGPQASAPMSVVGRLLSTSTAEGLLVDGFVGVPTLHTPASGAAWDGRHLATTFGAGGSAIDLSVYDIASGGGLIRWTVVVPKGSHTVEVPDLSGFPFPEGGLPGGPVTIGVYGARVEKFSYGALRYRDIRPSGMSAYALDYFNVFL; encoded by the coding sequence GTGCGCGACTCCCAAGCCGGCCCGAGAAAATTCGTCCTCCGTGGCTTCCTGCTCCTCGCGCTGACCGCCTCCGCGTGTATCGCCGGTGCGCCCGAGGGCATCCGTCGTCAGACCGACGGCGACGAAGAAGAGCCGCTCATCAATTTCGATGGAGGCTTGCCGCCCATCGACGCCGCGCCCGACATCCCGAACGCGGATCCCTACGCCGTGATCGGCGCCGAGCCCACGCACGGCCCCTTCACCGGCGGCCAGCGCGTGCTCCTTCGCGGCAACGGCTTTGCGGCCGCCACGCGCGTCTGGTTCGGCGAGGCCGAGGCCGACGCGTCCACGATGCTGCCGATCGATCCGACCCGCTTGCAGATCGTCGCGCCCAAGGGCTCCGCCGGCCCGGTCACGCTCACCGTGCAGAAGGGCGACGACGAATCCACGCGCCGCTCGCTCCCCGGCGGATACGCCTACGACGCACTCTACGCGACGCCGTCGAGCGGGCCCGTCGCCGGTGGCACGGTCATCGAAATCGTCGGCGACGGCACGAGCTGGGGGCCCGGCACGGTCGCCAAGATCGGCGGCAAACCCTGCACCACGCAGACCGTCAACGGACCGACCTCGATCACGTGCACCGTCCCCAAGGGCACGCCCGGCGCGAAGCCTGTCTCGGTCGACGCGGGCGACGGCCAGCCGATCGCCGTGCTCGACGCGTACACCTACGAGGACAGCACGAACGGCTTCAAGGGCGGCCTCTCCGGGGATCCACTCGCGGGCAAGCTCAAGGTGCTCGTCTACAACAACTTCACGGGGGATCCGATCCCTGGCGCGCACGTGATCGTGGGCAGCGATCTCCCGTCTGCGCTCGTGAAGCAGGTCGATTCGACGGGCGTGACCCTCTTCGACGATCCCTCGCTCGCGGGCCCGCGCACCGTGACCATCGCGGCCAAGTGCCACAGCCCCATCTCGTTCGTCGACGTCCCCGTCGACACCGTCACCGTCTACCTCGATCCCGTCCTCAGCCCCGCTTGCGTGGCCGACGGCGATCCTCCGCCGGTCGGGGGCAAACCCGGCGCGGGCGGCGGCATCCGCGGCGAGCTCGTCTGGACGGGCAACGTCGAGTTCAAGAAATCCCCCTGGATCAACGTGCCCGGGCCCGCGCCGGGCGAACGCCAGGCCGCGTACGTCTTCCACGCGACGCAGGATCCGACCGCGTCTTTCCAGCTCCCGCATCCCTCGACGGCCATCCTCCCCGATACCCCCGGCGAGATCGGCTACCAGTTCCAGATCGGCAGCGGCGCAGGCAACCGCGCTCTCTACGCGCTCGCCGGCGTCGAGACCACGAACACCGTCCCGCCGAAGTTCACGGCGTACGCGATGGGCATGGTGCAAGGCGTGAGCGTGCAGCCGGGCGTGTTCGCCGACCAGGTCTACATCGTGATGGATCGGTCGCTCGATCAAGCCCTCACGATGAACGTGACGCCGCCCGCGCCGGGCCCGAAGGGGCCGGATCGCGTGCGCGCCACGGTCTCCGTGATGCTCGGCAACGACGGCTACGCGATCCTGCCTGCGGGCGTGAAGACGCCGCTCTTGCCGCTCGCGGGGCCCATCCCCTTCATCGGCCTGCCTGCGCTCGACGGCTCGCTGTTTGGCGCGACGTACCACTCCACCGCGCGCGCGGTCACAGGCCCACAGGCCTCGGCGCCGATGTCCGTCGTCGGCCGGCTGCTCTCGACAAGCACCGCCGAGGGCCTTCTCGTGGACGGGTTCGTCGGCGTGCCGACGCTGCACACGCCGGCGAGCGGCGCGGCCTGGGACGGCCGTCACCTCGCGACCACATTCGGCGCAGGCGGCTCCGCGATCGACCTCTCGGTCTACGACATCGCGAGCGGCGGCGGCCTCATCCGCTGGACCGTCGTCGTGCCCAAGGGCTCGCACACCGTCGAGGTCCCCGATCTCTCGGGCTTCCCCTTCCCCGAAGGCGGCCTGCCGGGCGGGCCTGTCACGATCGGCGTCTACGGCGCGCGCGTTGAAAAGTTCTCCTACGGCGCGCTCCGCTACCGCGACATCCGGCCGAGCGGCATGAGCGCCTACGCCCTCGACTACTTCAACGTGTTCCTGTGA
- a CDS encoding PilZ domain-containing protein, whose amino-acid sequence MSNQDREEEAPLSEGPVSGPASDRRTALRHTAVFPAHVDTGNGTKRTAVIRDLSVSGALLLTRARVKIGDEVTLSLYLTGDPNQAREVKGRVVRDERRKVEVSDIWPYAVAIHFNEPFEDIEPDVKALAEKQASLGLVGGKDP is encoded by the coding sequence ATGAGCAACCAAGATCGTGAAGAAGAAGCACCGCTTTCCGAAGGCCCTGTATCGGGCCCAGCATCGGACCGCCGCACCGCGTTGCGACACACGGCCGTCTTCCCCGCGCACGTCGACACGGGCAACGGGACCAAGCGCACCGCCGTCATCCGCGATCTGAGCGTCTCGGGCGCCCTCCTGCTCACCCGCGCGCGCGTGAAAATCGGCGACGAGGTCACGCTCTCGCTGTACCTCACGGGGGATCCGAACCAGGCCCGCGAGGTGAAGGGCCGCGTCGTGCGGGACGAGCGGCGCAAGGTCGAGGTCTCGGACATCTGGCCGTACGCCGTCGCCATCCACTTCAACGAGCCCTTCGAGGACATCGAGCCGGACGTGAAGGCGCTCGCCGAAAAACAAGCGAGCCTCGGCCTCGTCGGCGGCAAGGATCCCTGA
- a CDS encoding IgGFc-binding protein encodes MNERSRRSKKLGRGALVFFATALIASCFDKSTRWEEVEPKPPPPPACVVGLERCTSALERCTDDGTGPAWTLVEDCAAEGLVCAPTLLRCTACLPNAGSCKGQEAYRCNADGSAATLVSTCDPSKGIACRLGNCVDLCGRATIEKSNVGCEYWAVDLDNAMIDATSNAAAQQFAVVVSNPHPDVAVSVRIAQDDGLPGSAAAPYDIATAVIAPLNLQVFKLGPREVDGSPEGEYDTGTHTALTRHAYRVRSDFPVVAYQFNPLENVNVFSNDASLLKPTEALSFGVEDSLITSYVVVGWPQTIAATDDPDTNFNPNDPTHLRAFLTVVGTQPNTKVRVNTKTKVVGGGPVPETPANGTIEVMLDAFDVLNLETGDFNADFTGSTIESTGPIAVFTGGEASDAPHFPTLAYRRCCADHLEDQLDPVRTAGKSFVIPHTPSRTRMVKLAGALIDEVPEPDYVRFVATSKAGAKITTSLPPPYDVIDLKWLGDSAEVTTYRHFTAESTEPIIVAQIMSSQDAAGVRRGLPGGDPSLLIVPPLEQARPDYVFLTPDKYAFDYISIVVPADQGVLLDEILMGPDSCEVEAADGLTTEERGGEPPTYLVYNCQLSFPLIEALANFVITLPGKQNDGVHRVVAGVPVLVTVGGFDSYVSYSYAAGTDLRAIALPE; translated from the coding sequence ATGAACGAGCGATCCAGGCGCTCGAAGAAGCTCGGCCGCGGCGCCCTCGTCTTCTTCGCCACGGCGCTCATCGCGAGCTGCTTCGACAAATCGACCCGCTGGGAAGAGGTCGAGCCCAAGCCCCCGCCGCCGCCTGCGTGCGTCGTGGGCCTCGAGCGATGCACGAGCGCGCTCGAGCGCTGCACCGACGACGGCACGGGCCCTGCGTGGACCCTCGTCGAAGACTGCGCGGCCGAGGGCCTCGTCTGCGCGCCGACCTTGCTCCGCTGCACGGCGTGCCTCCCGAATGCGGGGAGCTGCAAGGGACAAGAGGCCTATCGCTGCAACGCGGACGGCAGCGCTGCGACGCTCGTCAGCACGTGTGATCCGTCGAAGGGCATCGCGTGCCGCCTCGGGAACTGCGTGGATCTCTGCGGCCGCGCGACCATCGAGAAGAGCAACGTCGGCTGCGAGTACTGGGCGGTCGACCTCGACAACGCGATGATCGACGCGACCAGCAACGCGGCTGCGCAGCAGTTCGCGGTCGTCGTTTCGAACCCGCACCCGGACGTCGCCGTCTCCGTGCGGATCGCGCAGGACGATGGCCTGCCGGGCTCCGCGGCTGCGCCCTACGACATCGCGACCGCGGTCATCGCGCCCTTGAACCTCCAGGTCTTCAAGCTCGGCCCGCGTGAGGTCGACGGCAGCCCCGAGGGCGAATACGACACGGGCACGCACACGGCGCTCACGAGGCACGCCTACCGCGTCCGCTCGGATTTCCCCGTCGTCGCGTATCAGTTCAACCCGCTCGAGAACGTCAACGTCTTCTCGAACGACGCGTCGCTCTTGAAGCCGACCGAGGCGCTCTCGTTCGGCGTCGAGGACAGCCTCATCACGTCGTACGTCGTCGTCGGCTGGCCGCAGACGATCGCCGCGACCGACGATCCAGACACGAACTTCAACCCGAACGACCCGACCCACCTCCGCGCGTTCCTCACGGTCGTCGGCACGCAGCCGAACACCAAGGTGCGTGTGAATACGAAGACCAAGGTCGTCGGCGGCGGCCCCGTGCCCGAGACGCCGGCGAACGGCACGATCGAGGTGATGCTCGACGCGTTCGACGTGCTGAACCTGGAGACGGGCGATTTCAACGCCGACTTCACGGGCAGCACCATCGAGTCGACCGGGCCCATTGCGGTCTTCACGGGCGGCGAGGCCTCGGACGCGCCCCATTTCCCGACCCTGGCCTACCGCCGCTGCTGCGCCGATCACCTCGAAGACCAGCTCGATCCGGTCCGCACGGCCGGAAAGTCGTTCGTCATTCCGCACACGCCGAGCCGCACACGCATGGTCAAGCTCGCCGGCGCGCTCATCGACGAGGTCCCCGAGCCCGATTACGTGCGTTTCGTCGCCACCTCGAAGGCCGGCGCGAAGATCACGACGAGCCTGCCGCCTCCGTACGACGTGATCGACCTCAAGTGGCTCGGCGATTCTGCCGAGGTCACGACCTACCGCCACTTCACGGCCGAGAGCACGGAGCCCATCATCGTGGCGCAGATCATGAGCAGCCAGGATGCCGCGGGCGTGCGCCGTGGCCTGCCCGGCGGGGATCCGAGCCTGCTCATCGTCCCCCCGCTCGAGCAAGCGCGGCCCGATTACGTCTTCCTCACGCCCGACAAATACGCATTCGATTACATCTCGATCGTCGTGCCCGCGGACCAGGGCGTCCTGCTCGACGAGATCCTCATGGGCCCCGATAGCTGCGAGGTCGAGGCGGCCGACGGCCTCACGACCGAGGAGCGCGGCGGCGAGCCGCCCACATACCTCGTCTACAACTGCCAGCTCAGCTTCCCCCTCATCGAAGCGCTCGCGAACTTCGTGATCACCCTGCCGGGCAAGCAAAACGACGGTGTCCACCGGGTCGTCGCCGGCGTGCCGGTCCTCGTGACCGTGGGCGGGTTCGATTCGTACGTGAGTTATTCGTACGCGGCGGGCACCGATCTCCGGGCGATCGCGCTGCCGGAGTGA
- the eutB gene encoding ethanolamine ammonia-lyase subunit EutB: protein MMGLLGGVAATFAAGCGSDPVAPAPPTAPSGVSIPEIGDGEDVIAYVTRVKGKYDHEFYKAVIGAANDFKEGDEALGIAAADDLSRENARKLLSNTKIGDLVDRPMLEDAVYDLVMKATDTAALDGVRAWKMSELKSFLLEKTEDEIKAVMVGLPSDIIGMIVKLMNNAELIKVGQTVFNPLPGSNLGAKGYMGARIQPNSPTDDTTDILWQVMNGFAFAVGDVVLGNNPVSSEVASVHAIEEVLKDVLVTFKLEDTMPHCCLAHIDVQAEVEKQFPGSTALWFQSLGSTVDANATFDVTVEKMLNHAATRSGKYGLYFETGQGADATNGHGAGFDMVVHESRKYGFARALKKRVAEAQKAAGIPEAPWVHLNDVAGFIGPEVFRTKEQLVRCCLEDIAMGKLHGLPIGLDICSTLHMSVDLDDLDWCIDQIMPANPAYLMGLPTKNDPMLSYLTTAFQDHVRIRDKFGYKVDDKMWAFFKELGVIDAMGKPTQYFGNVKYVYAKYVKAKNPADMRTVDEIMNAQETLDALDAVKKRGVFIAEGHGANPWDLNPELDKYIRELVADGKKSILAELAPAFVATIPNVVKVWTGAKDRDDYILHPPTGEQIKDDAVREVEKLRETHAGKYDVQIMISEGLNAFSISDPGHVDKFLPALRAELEAAGYKVAPEHVVCTSGRVRAGYHLGEVLYGKLADAKSRRAIVHIIGERPGSEHRAFSVYMTIPTVASWAEPGKVDHDITSVFAGLADTTYKDNNPGASAKQVVGQLNDLLTKT from the coding sequence ATGATGGGGCTCCTGGGCGGCGTCGCCGCGACGTTCGCGGCAGGGTGCGGCTCCGATCCCGTCGCGCCGGCGCCGCCCACCGCGCCTTCCGGCGTATCCATCCCCGAAATCGGGGACGGCGAGGACGTCATCGCGTACGTGACCCGCGTCAAGGGCAAGTACGACCACGAGTTCTACAAGGCCGTGATCGGCGCCGCGAACGATTTCAAGGAAGGCGACGAGGCCCTCGGGATCGCAGCCGCCGACGACCTGTCGCGCGAGAACGCGCGCAAGCTGCTTTCGAACACGAAGATCGGCGATCTCGTGGATCGCCCGATGCTCGAAGACGCGGTGTACGACCTCGTCATGAAGGCGACCGACACGGCCGCGCTCGACGGCGTGCGCGCGTGGAAAATGTCGGAGCTCAAATCGTTCTTGCTCGAAAAGACCGAGGACGAGATCAAGGCCGTCATGGTGGGCCTGCCGAGCGACATCATCGGCATGATCGTGAAGCTCATGAACAACGCCGAGCTCATCAAGGTCGGCCAGACGGTGTTCAACCCGCTGCCGGGATCGAACCTCGGCGCCAAGGGCTACATGGGCGCGCGTATCCAGCCGAACTCGCCCACGGACGACACGACCGACATCCTCTGGCAGGTCATGAACGGCTTTGCCTTCGCGGTCGGCGACGTCGTGCTCGGCAACAACCCCGTGTCGAGCGAGGTCGCGAGCGTGCACGCCATCGAGGAGGTGCTGAAGGACGTGCTCGTCACGTTCAAGCTCGAAGACACGATGCCGCATTGCTGTCTCGCGCACATCGACGTGCAGGCCGAGGTGGAGAAGCAGTTCCCGGGGTCGACGGCGCTCTGGTTCCAGAGCCTCGGCAGCACGGTCGACGCGAACGCGACGTTCGACGTGACCGTGGAGAAGATGCTGAACCACGCGGCCACGCGCTCGGGCAAGTACGGCCTCTACTTCGAGACGGGCCAGGGCGCGGACGCGACGAACGGCCACGGCGCGGGCTTCGACATGGTCGTGCACGAGTCGCGCAAGTACGGCTTTGCGCGCGCGCTGAAGAAGAGGGTGGCCGAGGCGCAAAAAGCCGCAGGCATCCCCGAGGCGCCGTGGGTGCATCTGAACGACGTGGCCGGCTTCATCGGCCCCGAGGTCTTCCGCACGAAGGAGCAGCTCGTGCGCTGCTGTCTGGAGGACATCGCGATGGGCAAGCTCCACGGGCTGCCCATCGGCCTCGACATCTGCTCGACGCTGCACATGTCGGTGGATCTCGATGATCTCGACTGGTGCATCGACCAGATCATGCCGGCGAACCCGGCCTACCTCATGGGTTTGCCCACGAAGAACGATCCGATGCTCTCGTACCTGACGACCGCGTTCCAGGACCACGTCCGGATCCGCGACAAGTTCGGCTACAAGGTCGACGACAAGATGTGGGCGTTTTTCAAGGAGCTCGGCGTGATCGACGCCATGGGGAAGCCCACGCAGTACTTCGGCAACGTGAAGTACGTCTATGCGAAGTACGTGAAGGCGAAGAACCCGGCCGACATGCGCACCGTGGACGAGATCATGAATGCGCAGGAGACGCTCGACGCGCTCGACGCCGTGAAGAAGCGCGGTGTGTTCATCGCCGAGGGCCACGGGGCGAACCCGTGGGATCTGAACCCCGAGCTCGACAAGTACATCCGCGAGCTCGTGGCCGACGGCAAGAAGAGCATCCTCGCCGAGCTCGCTCCGGCGTTCGTCGCGACGATCCCGAACGTGGTGAAGGTCTGGACGGGCGCGAAGGATCGCGATGATTACATCCTGCACCCGCCGACGGGCGAGCAGATCAAGGACGACGCGGTTCGCGAGGTCGAGAAGCTGCGCGAGACGCACGCGGGCAAGTACGACGTGCAGATCATGATTTCCGAGGGCCTCAACGCCTTCTCGATCTCGGATCCGGGCCACGTCGACAAGTTCCTGCCGGCGCTGCGCGCGGAGCTCGAAGCGGCGGGGTACAAGGTCGCGCCCGAGCACGTCGTCTGCACCTCCGGCCGCGTGCGTGCGGGGTATCACCTCGGCGAGGTTCTTTACGGAAAACTCGCGGATGCGAAGAGCAGGCGGGCCATCGTGCACATCATCGGCGAGCGGCCGGGCAGCGAGCACCGCGCGTTCTCGGTGTACATGACGATTCCGACGGTCGCGTCCTGGGCAGAGCCGGGCAAGGTCGACCACGACATCACGAGTGTCTTCGCCGGCCTCGCCGACACGACGTACAAAGACAACAATCCGGGCGCGTCCGCAAAGCAGGTGGTGGGGCAGCTCAACGATCTGCTCACGAAGACCTGA